Proteins found in one Campylobacter canadensis genomic segment:
- a CDS encoding beta-1,4-N-acetylgalactosaminyltransferase — protein sequence MKKNNKYFININKNIYGGKHKGYFDYDKKAKDENSALNPWAYIRVKNEDITLRASLESILPAIQRGIIAYNDCDDKSEEIILEFCKQYPSFIPKKYPYNVQIQNPKNEENKLYSYYNWAASFIPKGQWLVKIDVDHIYDAKKLFSSFYLAKKDNDLVSIARLNVAVYENKVYVVPNYYIDVVDHWLVKNDDLKWKEVLVDGDSMNWNEVLFEERDKYTNLNSYELLSLKTHKVKRYKLTNLHFPFIKKSRQIQKDDTWLSLDEFKERHKELLGTKIDERMLNEEEILSLYYSFNFSFFTKLKHYYLCFFSKLRFTPPTQTKISLIKAYL from the coding sequence ATGAAAAAAAATAATAAATATTTTATAAATATTAATAAAAATATCTATGGGGGAAAGCATAAAGGGTATTTTGATTATGATAAAAAGGCTAAAGATGAAAATTCAGCCTTAAATCCTTGGGCGTATATTAGGGTTAAAAACGAAGATATTACGCTAAGAGCGTCGCTTGAAAGTATTTTACCTGCCATTCAAAGGGGCATTATAGCCTACAACGATTGTGATGATAAAAGCGAAGAAATAATCTTAGAATTTTGCAAACAATATCCAAGCTTTATTCCTAAAAAATATCCTTACAATGTACAAATACAAAACCCTAAAAATGAAGAAAACAAACTTTATTCTTATTATAACTGGGCGGCTTCTTTTATTCCTAAAGGGCAGTGGCTTGTTAAGATTGATGTAGATCATATTTATGATGCTAAAAAGCTTTTTTCTTCTTTTTATTTAGCTAAAAAAGATAACGACCTTGTAAGTATTGCAAGGCTAAATGTGGCTGTTTATGAAAATAAAGTTTATGTGGTGCCTAATTATTACATTGATGTAGTTGACCATTGGCTTGTAAAAAATGATGATTTAAAATGGAAAGAAGTGCTAGTTGATGGTGATTCTATGAATTGGAATGAGGTTTTATTTGAAGAAAGAGATAAATATACAAATTTAAATTCTTACGAGCTTTTATCTTTAAAAACACATAAAGTTAAAAGATATAAATTAACTAACTTACATTTTCCATTTATAAAAAAATCAAGACAAATACAAAAAGATGATACTTGGCTTAGCCTAGATGAATTTAAAGAAAGGCATAAAGAGCTTTTAGGTACAAAGATTGATGAAAGAATGTTAAATGAAGAAGAGATTTTAAGTCTTTATTATTCTTTTAATTTTAGTTTTTTTACAAAGCTTAAACATTATTATTTATGCTTTTTTTCAAAATTAAGATTTACCCCCCCCACTCAAACAAAAATAAGCTTAATTAAAGCTTATTTATAG
- a CDS encoding glycosyltransferase family 2 protein, whose protein sequence is MKVGIAVPIYNTQEYLKECLDSILKQKFNNFEVCLINDGSSDDSLKIALEYVKKDKRFFIIDKVNKGQSAARNNAIAYFKNEISFTLDKKDDDFIYYKSTNKKDIKNIICSRKKKQLKVTSITHIIFLDSDDYWHEDILSLCAKNALSNDIVWFDFKMFTDELDESFNPSWNRMRKYDFNKDIILKNQDIINLFKEHQTTQFPFMVDGLINFSYLKKLDLSLLNDGYAEDHYFGLMLFLQASSVYVLNKQLYFYRVRVNSSCNFDKKITKDSILPHFKELQDIFFNDYDMAKRFYNFKGYLISAYNIMLFFKAHGKYGQIAHNIVCFYYNHLLSLAKFYVYPNNCLKYFEEIEEYLKDNNYANFGARIRVRTSLAYKLGLACINIKDKIKLPFLLIKVAKAHKNEKIKNCNLSFIKQYQDYNAALQLKEHKTYKLGQELINLKKNWYKGAIFSFIKNVKKLYEKK, encoded by the coding sequence ATGAAGGTTGGAATAGCAGTTCCTATTTACAACACTCAAGAATATTTAAAAGAGTGTTTAGATAGTATTTTAAAGCAAAAATTCAATAATTTTGAAGTTTGCCTTATTAATGATGGTAGCAGTGATGATAGTTTAAAAATCGCACTTGAATATGTAAAAAAAGATAAAAGATTTTTTATAATTGATAAAGTAAATAAAGGTCAATCAGCAGCAAGAAACAATGCAATTGCTTATTTTAAAAACGAGATTTCTTTTACTTTAGATAAAAAAGATGATGATTTTATTTATTATAAAAGTACTAACAAAAAAGATATAAAAAATATTATTTGTTCAAGAAAGAAAAAGCAATTAAAAGTAACTTCAATAACTCATATTATTTTTTTAGATTCTGATGATTATTGGCATGAAGATATTTTATCTTTATGTGCTAAAAATGCTCTTAGCAATGACATTGTATGGTTTGACTTTAAAATGTTTACTGATGAGCTTGATGAGAGTTTTAACCCTAGTTGGAATAGAATGAGAAAATACGATTTTAATAAAGATATTATTTTAAAAAATCAAGACATTATTAACTTATTTAAAGAACATCAAACAACACAATTTCCTTTTATGGTTGATGGGCTTATTAATTTTAGCTATCTTAAAAAACTTGATTTAAGTTTATTAAATGATGGTTATGCAGAAGACCATTATTTTGGCTTAATGTTATTTTTACAAGCGAGTAGTGTTTATGTTTTAAATAAGCAATTGTATTTTTATAGAGTAAGAGTAAATTCATCTTGTAATTTTGATAAAAAAATTACAAAAGATAGCATTTTGCCGCATTTTAAAGAATTACAAGATATATTTTTTAATGATTATGATATGGCAAAAAGATTTTATAATTTTAAAGGCTATTTAATTTCCGCATACAATATAATGTTGTTTTTTAAAGCACATGGTAAATATGGGCAAATAGCACATAATATAGTGTGTTTTTATTATAATCACTTGCTTTCTTTGGCTAAGTTTTATGTTTATCCTAATAATTGCTTAAAATATTTTGAAGAAATTGAAGAATATTTAAAAGATAATAATTATGCTAATTTTGGCGCAAGAATAAGAGTGCGAACTAGCCTTGCTTATAAATTAGGTTTAGCTTGTATAAATATTAAAGATAAAATAAAATTACCTTTTTTACTTATAAAGGTTGCTAAAGCTCATAAAAACGAAAAGATAAAAAATTGTAATTTATCATTTATAAAGCAATATCAAGACTATAATGCAGCTTTACAACTAAAAGAACATAAAACATATAAATTAGGGCAAGAGCTTATAAATTTAAAGAAAAATTGGTATAAGGGAGCAATTTTTTCTTTTATAAAAAATGTAAAAAAACTTTATGAAAAAAAATAA
- the cysQ gene encoding 3'(2'),5'-bisphosphate nucleotidase CysQ produces the protein MFNLKKIEEIALKAGLAALDIFNKSYNIDYKEDNSPLTQADLASNEIIVNELKKLYPNIMIISEENKQIEYEKRKDEEYIFMIDPLDGTKEFINKSKEWTINIALLHKNKPILGVVYAPCLNELFSAYNNECFYNQKKFNFVENKDDLIIVASKSHLNSKTQDFIASIKSTKNIKIKNFGSSLKICYLAINKAHIYPRIAPTMEWDIAAAYAVLINAGGLILTYPELKEITFNKQDLLNPDFIAYCNKKIDEILK, from the coding sequence ATGTTTAATTTAAAAAAAATTGAAGAAATTGCTTTAAAGGCTGGACTTGCTGCTTTAGATATTTTTAATAAAAGTTATAATATTGATTATAAAGAAGATAACTCGCCTTTAACACAAGCTGATTTGGCTAGCAACGAAATAATCGTAAATGAATTAAAAAAACTATATCCAAATATTATGATTATTAGCGAAGAAAATAAGCAAATTGAGTATGAAAAACGCAAAGATGAAGAATATATTTTTATGATTGACCCGCTTGATGGGACTAAAGAATTTATTAATAAAAGCAAAGAATGGACAATAAATATTGCTTTATTACATAAAAATAAGCCAATTTTAGGTGTAGTTTATGCACCTTGCTTAAATGAGCTTTTTTCTGCTTACAATAATGAGTGTTTTTATAATCAAAAAAAGTTTAATTTTGTTGAGAATAAAGATGATTTAATTATTGTTGCTTCAAAAAGTCATTTAAATTCTAAAACTCAAGATTTTATAGCTAGTATAAAAAGCACAAAAAATATAAAAATTAAAAATTTTGGTTCTTCATTAAAAATTTGTTATTTAGCTATAAATAAAGCACATATTTATCCAAGAATTGCTCCAACTATGGAGTGGGATATTGCTGCAGCTTATGCTGTTTTGATTAATGCTGGTGGGCTAATATTAACTTACCCTGAATTAAAAGAAATAACATTTAATAAACAAGATTTGTTAAATCCTGATTTTATAGCATATTGCAATAAAAAAATAGATGAAATTTTAAAATAA
- a CDS encoding glycosyltransferase family 2 protein produces MNKEKIALVVPIYNVLEYLSECVNSLLNQDYENIEILLINDGSTKQNNLELAKEFALKDERIIVIDKINGGLGNARNVGIHFYQNKYNFEKINNANLNTYKITNNNPHQIKALYTKNELKVSKIKYIYFVDSDDFLSKDALSKCLNAFQKDKDINVVWADFARYYDNISDLNTPTQLDLYNIKKDMIINTKEWLKLINTNNKRAFWFGRHGMIDFDFLSNIKLEFINNIIHEDHYFGMCLFMQAKKIYVLKDKIYFYRIRANSIMSYDKQITKDNLNPAIYYLYDEFLDAKTTKEYYKISSLFLTAIKTYDFIQENKSEYKDEFILLFYQELIFYSLELFKFEKDPLKLKEKYPIIKNMMRDVNQIAIKYFNANKKRSFLNILKRG; encoded by the coding sequence ATGAATAAAGAAAAAATCGCCCTTGTAGTACCAATTTACAATGTTTTAGAATACTTAAGTGAATGCGTAAATTCACTTTTAAATCAAGATTATGAAAATATAGAAATCTTATTAATAAACGATGGTAGCACAAAGCAAAATAATTTAGAACTAGCAAAAGAATTTGCCTTAAAAGATGAAAGAATAATAGTAATTGATAAAATAAATGGTGGTCTAGGAAATGCTAGAAATGTTGGCATACATTTTTATCAAAACAAATATAATTTTGAAAAGATAAATAATGCTAATTTAAATACTTATAAAATTACAAATAATAATCCACATCAAATAAAAGCACTTTATACTAAAAACGAGTTAAAAGTATCTAAGATTAAATATATTTATTTTGTTGATAGCGATGATTTTTTAAGCAAAGACGCACTAAGCAAATGCTTAAATGCCTTTCAAAAAGATAAGGATATAAATGTGGTGTGGGCTGATTTTGCAAGGTATTATGATAATATTAGTGACTTAAATACTCCTACCCAACTTGATTTATATAATATTAAAAAAGATATGATTATAAATACTAAAGAATGGCTTAAGTTAATTAATACTAATAACAAAAGAGCATTTTGGTTTGGCAGACACGGAATGATTGATTTTGATTTTTTAAGCAATATCAAGCTTGAATTTATTAATAATATAATTCATGAAGACCATTATTTTGGAATGTGTTTATTTATGCAAGCAAAAAAGATTTATGTTTTAAAAGATAAAATCTATTTTTATAGAATAAGAGCTAATTCAATAATGAGTTACGATAAGCAAATTACAAAAGATAACCTAAATCCTGCTATTTATTATTTATATGATGAGTTTTTAGATGCAAAGACAACTAAAGAATATTATAAAATTTCATCATTATTTTTAACAGCAATTAAAACTTATGATTTTATTCAAGAAAACAAAAGTGAATATAAAGATGAGTTTATTTTACTTTTTTATCAAGAATTAATTTTTTATAGTTTAGAGCTTTTTAAATTTGAAAAGGACCCACTTAAGTTAAAAGAAAAATATCCTATTATAAAAAATATGATGAGAGATGTAAATCAAATAGCAATAAAATATTTTAATGCTAATAAAAAAAGAAGTTTTTTAAATATTTTAAAAAGGGGGTAG
- a CDS encoding beta-1,4-N-acetylgalactosaminyltransferase, producing MGLFTKKIITNNVVDLKEFNKHIPLLYKLKTLNIKNEDFNKYYDKAIHKGYFSYIKEASKPNSALNPWAYIRVKNEIITLKASLYSILPAVQRGVIGYNDCDDGSEEVILEFCEKFPSFKAIKYPFSVKDFKPANEDEKLYSYYNYVASFIPKNEWLIKLDVDHIYDAKKLFNSFFLVKNKKDVLSIARVNFVINNNKVYITPSDTGDIYRDVVDHWLIYNDNLKWQEYLTQYGRSIEILRFNDRRIIRSILNNYHFYAVKKDRFASELTQWDISLQDFIKNDTKYIGRLIKKDFLDEKLILNIYNNLNWRSNE from the coding sequence ATGGGTTTATTTACTAAAAAAATAATTACTAATAATGTAGTTGATTTAAAAGAATTTAATAAGCATATTCCATTATTGTACAAGCTTAAAACCTTGAATATTAAAAATGAAGATTTTAATAAATATTACGATAAAGCTATACATAAAGGTTATTTTTCTTATATAAAAGAAGCAAGTAAGCCTAATTCAGCCTTAAATCCTTGGGCTTATATTAGGGTAAAAAATGAAATTATAACCTTAAAAGCATCGCTTTATTCAATTTTACCAGCTGTGCAAAGAGGCGTTATTGGTTACAATGATTGTGATGATGGAAGTGAAGAAGTGATTTTAGAATTTTGTGAAAAATTCCCTAGCTTTAAAGCGATAAAATATCCTTTTAGTGTAAAAGATTTTAAACCTGCTAATGAAGATGAAAAGCTTTATTCATATTATAATTATGTAGCTTCTTTTATACCTAAAAATGAGTGGCTAATAAAATTAGATGTTGACCATATTTATGATGCAAAAAAATTATTTAATTCTTTTTTTCTTGTAAAGAATAAAAAAGATGTTTTAAGCATAGCAAGGGTAAATTTTGTTATAAATAATAATAAAGTTTATATTACACCATCTGATACGGGTGATATTTATAGAGATGTGGTTGACCATTGGCTTATTTATAATGATAATTTAAAATGGCAAGAATATCTTACTCAATATGGAAGAAGTATAGAAATATTAAGATTTAATGATAGAAGAATAATTAGAAGTATTTTAAATAATTATCATTTTTATGCAGTTAAAAAAGATAGATTTGCAAGCGAATTAACGCAGTGGGATATTAGCTTGCAAGATTTTATAAAAAATGATACTAAATACATAGGTAGATTAATAAAAAAAGATTTTTTAGATGAAAAATTAATTTTAAATATATACAATAATCTTAATTGGAGAAGTAATGAATAA
- a CDS encoding glycosyltransferase family 2 protein, whose amino-acid sequence MNKEKIALVVPIYNVLEYLSECVNSLLNQDYENIEILLINDGSTKQNNLELAKEFALKDERIIVIDKINGGLGNARNVGIHFYQNKYNFEKINNANLNTYKITNNNPHQIKALYTKNELKVSKIKYIYFVDSDDFLSKDALSKCLNAFQKDKDINVVWADFARYYDNISDLNTPTQLDLYNIKKDMIINTKEWLKLINTNNKRAFWFGRHGMIDFDFLSNIKLEFINNIIHEDHYFGMCLFMQAKKIYVLKDKIYFYRIRANSIMSYDKQITKDNLNPAIYYLYDEFLDASLAKKYHKCFSLIRNLEAFVNFANKYENKDLAQKFLILFAPYLLILSKDIMTFNKDPKLAKEKFLNLVNILFVFHKNICYMLSKNQ is encoded by the coding sequence ATGAATAAAGAAAAAATCGCCCTTGTAGTACCAATTTACAATGTTTTAGAATACTTAAGTGAATGCGTAAATTCACTTTTAAATCAAGATTATGAAAATATAGAAATCTTATTAATAAACGATGGTAGCACAAAGCAAAATAATTTAGAACTAGCAAAAGAATTTGCCTTAAAAGATGAAAGAATAATAGTAATTGATAAAATAAATGGTGGTCTAGGAAATGCTAGAAATGTTGGCATACATTTTTATCAAAACAAATATAATTTTGAAAAGATAAATAATGCTAATTTAAATACTTATAAAATTACAAATAATAATCCACATCAAATAAAAGCACTTTATACTAAAAACGAGTTAAAAGTATCTAAGATTAAATATATTTATTTTGTTGATAGCGATGATTTTTTAAGCAAAGACGCACTAAGCAAATGCTTAAATGCCTTTCAAAAAGATAAGGATATAAATGTGGTGTGGGCTGATTTTGCAAGGTATTATGATAATATTAGTGACTTAAATACTCCTACCCAACTTGATTTATATAATATTAAAAAAGATATGATTATAAATACTAAAGAATGGCTTAAGTTAATTAATACTAATAACAAAAGAGCATTTTGGTTTGGCAGACACGGAATGATTGATTTTGATTTTTTAAGCAATATCAAGCTTGAATTTATTAATAATATAATTCATGAAGACCATTATTTTGGAATGTGTTTATTTATGCAAGCAAAAAAGATTTATGTTTTAAAAGATAAAATCTATTTTTATAGAATAAGAGCTAATTCAATAATGAGTTACGATAAGCAAATTACAAAAGATAACCTAAATCCTGCTATTTATTATTTATATGATGAGTTTTTAGATGCAAGTTTAGCTAAAAAATATCACAAATGCTTTTCTTTAATAAGAAATCTTGAAGCCTTTGTAAATTTTGCAAATAAATATGAAAATAAAGATTTAGCTCAAAAATTTTTGATACTTTTTGCTCCATATTTGCTCATTTTATCTAAAGATATAATGACTTTTAACAAAGACCCAAAATTAGCAAAGGAAAAATTTTTAAATTTGGTAAATATATTATTTGTATTTCATAAAAATATATGTTATATGCTAAGCAAAAATCAATAA
- a CDS encoding glycosyltransferase family 2 protein has product MKAILHIGIEKTGSTTLQDFIFLNKEEFNKNNIYIANTYYYSKSHWHLGFLAYDDDKNDSFILQNKLIDKEKRAKYKEKLLYELKQEFKGKENVLFTCELIHSRLTSIDEINRLKEVLIDFGFDEFVVIFYIREQVSLLQSLYQEAIKWDEIDGEFNVYDLAKEDDLKFVSFYKKKMSHFHFICNHLQTINNYEKVFGKEALKINIFEKNHFKNNNLISDFLYQLNLNQESFTFCESSNISLNLQGVKLLSKINKYLPQFIDNNTNKNRVGINAYFNMFFKSSFKYCIFSEEEVAFIKNFYEKDNEIIKNKYFPKQEKLFLEEKFHFTDKNTDDNLEIIAQMLAKILSDKNSKINELNVQIINLQKQIQDNNKKEKGAKMFFKKFFKNERIIDNGGGKIALVVPIYNVLEYLSECVNSLLNQDYENIEILLINDGSTKQNNLELAKEFALKDERIIVIDKINGGLGNARNVGIHFYQNKYNFEKINKANLNTYKITNNNPHQIKALYTKNELKVSKIKYIYFVDSDDFLSKDALSKCLNAFQKDKDINVVWANEKSFGMQNDNYKSLIDKLNFKNSCVINVNDFIDLIAKNNVLGMYFGRHGMIDFDFLSNIKLEFINNIIHEDHYFGMCLFMQAKKIYVLKDKIYFYRIRANSIMSYDKQITKDNLNPAIYYLYDEFLDASLAKKYHKCFSLIRNLEAFVNFANKYENKDLAQKFLILFAPYLLILSKDIMTFNKDPKLAKEKFLNLVNILFVFHKNICYMLSKNQ; this is encoded by the coding sequence ATGAAAGCAATATTACACATAGGTATTGAAAAAACAGGCTCTACGACATTACAAGATTTTATTTTTTTAAACAAAGAAGAATTTAATAAAAATAATATTTATATAGCAAATACTTATTATTACAGTAAATCTCATTGGCATTTAGGATTTTTAGCTTATGATGATGATAAAAACGATTCTTTTATTTTGCAAAATAAATTAATTGATAAGGAAAAAAGAGCTAAATATAAAGAAAAATTATTATATGAATTAAAGCAAGAATTTAAAGGTAAAGAAAATGTTTTATTCACTTGTGAATTAATACATTCAAGACTTACTAGCATTGATGAGATAAATAGACTAAAAGAAGTTTTAATAGATTTTGGTTTTGATGAATTTGTGGTGATTTTTTATATTAGAGAGCAGGTTAGCTTATTGCAATCTTTATACCAAGAAGCAATAAAATGGGATGAAATTGATGGGGAATTTAATGTTTATGATTTGGCTAAAGAAGATGATTTAAAATTTGTTTCATTTTATAAGAAAAAAATGAGCCATTTTCATTTTATATGTAACCATTTACAAACAATAAATAATTATGAAAAAGTTTTTGGCAAAGAGGCTTTAAAAATTAATATTTTTGAAAAAAATCATTTTAAAAATAATAATTTAATAAGCGATTTTTTATATCAGCTTAATTTAAACCAAGAAAGCTTTACTTTTTGTGAAAGCAGTAATATTTCTTTAAATTTACAAGGGGTTAAGCTACTTAGTAAAATCAATAAATATTTACCACAATTTATTGATAATAATACCAATAAAAATCGTGTTGGAATTAATGCGTATTTTAATATGTTTTTTAAAAGTTCTTTTAAATATTGTATTTTTAGCGAAGAAGAAGTGGCTTTTATTAAAAATTTTTATGAAAAAGACAATGAAATTATAAAAAATAAATATTTTCCAAAGCAAGAAAAATTGTTTTTAGAAGAAAAATTTCATTTTACAGATAAAAATACTGATGATAATTTAGAAATAATAGCACAAATGCTTGCTAAAATTTTATCTGATAAAAATAGTAAAATTAACGAATTAAATGTACAAATAATTAATTTACAAAAGCAAATACAAGATAATAATAAAAAAGAAAAAGGAGCAAAAATGTTTTTTAAGAAATTTTTTAAAAATGAGAGGATAATAGATAATGGGGGGGGTAAAATCGCCCTTGTAGTACCAATTTACAATGTTTTAGAATACTTAAGTGAATGCGTAAATTCACTTTTAAATCAAGATTATGAAAATATAGAAATCTTATTAATAAACGATGGTAGCACAAAGCAAAATAATTTAGAACTAGCAAAAGAATTTGCCTTAAAAGATGAAAGAATAATAGTAATTGATAAAATAAATGGTGGTCTAGGAAATGCTAGAAATGTTGGCATACATTTTTATCAAAACAAATATAATTTTGAAAAGATAAATAAGGCTAATTTAAATACTTATAAAATTACAAATAATAATCCACATCAAATAAAAGCACTTTATACTAAAAACGAGTTAAAAGTATCTAAGATTAAATATATTTATTTTGTTGATAGCGATGATTTTTTAAGCAAAGACGCACTAAGTAAATGCTTAAATGCCTTTCAAAAAGATAAGGATATAAATGTGGTGTGGGCTAATGAAAAGAGTTTTGGTATGCAAAATGATAATTATAAGTCTTTAATTGATAAATTAAATTTTAAGAATTCTTGCGTAATTAATGTTAATGATTTTATTGATTTAATAGCTAAAAACAATGTTTTAGGAATGTATTTTGGCAGACACGGAATGATTGATTTTGATTTTTTAAGCAATATCAAGCTTGAATTTATTAATAATATAATTCATGAAGACCATTATTTTGGAATGTGTTTATTTATGCAAGCAAAAAAGATTTATGTTTTAAAAGATAAAATCTATTTTTATAGAATAAGAGCTAATTCAATAATGAGTTACGATAAGCAAATTACAAAAGATAACCTAAATCCTGCTATTTATTATTTATATGATGAGTTTTTAGATGCAAGTTTAGCTAAAAAATATCACAAATGCTTTTCTTTAATAAGAAATCTTGAAGCCTTTGTAAATTTTGCAAATAAATATGAAAATAAAGATTTAGCTCAAAAATTTTTGATACTTTTTGCTCCATATTTGCTCATTTTATCTAAAGATATAATGACTTTTAACAAAGACCCAAAATTAGCAAAGGAAAAATTTTTAAATTTGGTAAATATATTATTTGTATTTCATAAAAATATATGTTATATGCTAAGCAAAAATCAATAA
- the cysC gene encoding adenylyl-sulfate kinase — protein sequence MNNLVLHKSSINKAKRASLKQQKPCVIWLTGLSGSGKSTIANALEVELFKLNYHTYLLDGDNVRLGLNKDLDFSDKSRKENIRRIAELAKLFVDSGIIVISAFISPFRSDRRLARELVEEDEFIEVFVDTSLDECERRDPKGLYKKARSGQISNFTGISSAYEKPLNAQIHLNNESNSVQTNVAIILDFLKHKGYLK from the coding sequence ATGAATAATTTAGTTTTGCATAAAAGTAGTATAAATAAAGCAAAAAGAGCAAGTTTAAAACAGCAAAAACCTTGTGTGATATGGCTAACAGGGCTTAGTGGTAGTGGAAAAAGCACAATAGCAAATGCACTTGAAGTAGAGCTTTTTAAATTAAACTATCACACTTATTTATTAGATGGAGATAATGTAAGATTAGGGCTTAATAAAGACTTAGATTTTAGCGATAAATCAAGAAAAGAAAATATAAGAAGAATAGCAGAGCTTGCAAAGCTTTTTGTTGATAGTGGCATTATTGTAATTAGCGCTTTTATTTCTCCTTTTAGAAGCGATAGAAGATTAGCAAGAGAATTGGTTGAAGAAGATGAATTTATAGAAGTTTTTGTGGATACTTCGTTAGATGAGTGCGAAAGAAGAGACCCAAAAGGTTTATACAAAAAAGCAAGAAGTGGGCAAATTAGTAATTTTACAGGAATAAGCAGTGCTTATGAAAAACCACTAAACGCACAAATACATCTTAATAACGAAAGTAACAGTGTGCAAACAAATGTTGCTATAATTTTAGACTTTTTAAAGCATAAAGGATATTTAAAATGA